One Hordeum vulgare subsp. vulgare chromosome 4H, MorexV3_pseudomolecules_assembly, whole genome shotgun sequence DNA window includes the following coding sequences:
- the LOC123447844 gene encoding RNA-binding protein pno1 has protein sequence MEVDKAPIAATAGKSSSAAMAVDAAGGVEKPRFDALMPSEMSGGRPQYRKVQVPPHRFAPLKKAWLDIYTPVYEHMKVDIRMNLKAKRVELKTRHDTPDVSNLQKCADFVHAFMLGFDIADGVALLRLDDLYVDSFEIKDVKTLRGEHLSRAIGRLSGKGGKTKYAIENSTRTRIVIADTKIHILGSFVNIKVARDSLCSLILGSPAGKVYSKLRAVSARLAERY, from the exons atgGAAGTCGACAAAGCTCCGATCGCTGCGACGGCAGGCAAGTCTTCCTCTGCCGCCATGGCGGTGGACGCGGCCGGCGGCGTGGAGAAGCCGCGGTTCGACGCTCTGATGCCAAGCGAGATGAGCGGCGGGCGGCCACAGTACCGCAAGGTCCAGGTGCCGCCGCACCGCTTTGCGCCGCTGAAGAAGGCGTGGTTGGATATCTACACCCCTGTCTACGAGCACATGAAGGTCGACATCCGCATGAACCTCAAG GCAAAAAGGGTTGAGTTGAAAACAAGGCATGATACACCAGATGTGAGCAACCTTCAGAAGTGTGCGGACTTTGTGCATGCTTTTATGCTTGGATTTGACATTGCTGATGGCGTTGCCTTGCTTCGTCTTGATGACCTGTATGTGGATTCCTTTGAGATCAAGGATGTGAAGACACTTCGGGGGGAGCATCTGTCGCGTGCCATTGGCCGCCTATCGGGGAAAGGAGGCAAGACCAAATATGCCATCGAGAACTCTACCAGGACTCGCATAGTTATCGCTGATACGAAGATCCACATACTTGGCTCTTTTGTTAACATCAAGGTTGCCAGGGATTCACTCTGTAGTCTTATCTTAGGTTCTCCTGCCGGCAAGGTCTATTCTAAGCTTAGGGCTGTATCTGCTAGGTTGGCAGAAAGGTATTAG
- the LOC123451176 gene encoding uncharacterized protein LOC123451176, with protein sequence MANHHLLLILLVSASAATSLASVTPSSSPYSTVYELLEKYSFPRGILPEGVQDYALQRDGSFEVSLPGGCEINVGGFTLRYEGNMHGNIQSMLINELTGVSVKVAIKWVSINAVERHGDQLIFNAIVISKSFPVNKFSASPRCNRVPEIAK encoded by the coding sequence ATGGCGAATCACcatctcctcctcattcttcttgtaTCTGCCTCCGCTGCGACCTCTTTAGCCTCCGTCACTCCGAGCAGCTCTCCCTATTCAACGGTATACGAGCTGCTAGAGAAGTACAGCTTCCCACGGGGAATCCTGCCAGAGGGTGTTCAAGACTATGCCCTCCAGCGAGACGGATCCTTTGAGGTCTCACTCCCCGGCGGCTGTGAGATCAACGTTGGGGGATTCACTCTTCGATATGAAGGAAACATGCATGGCAACATCCAGTCCATGCTGATTAACGAGCTGACAGGGGTGAGCGTCAAGGTTGCAATAAAATGGGTTAGCATCAATGCAGTTGAACGACATGGTGACCAGCTCATCTTCAATGCAATTGTGATATCGAAATCGTTTCCGGTTAACAAATTCTCTGCAAGCCCGCGATGCAATCGGGTCCCTGAAATTGCGAAGTAG